Proteins from a genomic interval of Nautilia sp. PV-1:
- a CDS encoding TrkA family potassium uptake protein, with amino-acid sequence MRIAIFGFDDFGERVARFLNKKDIVIVVLDEKEEARAREKLYDVVKLHNIDDDEIAKIEEFDIAIAVLHDEDKNLFLCLTLRDLFPDKKIIAKVADKDNEYKYRLAGVSKLINPYEVTANRIMTILKKPLTLKVIEEIIFQDNKLSFAEIVIPPNSFLEGKYIKDIFKDISSLYNLLIIGIVDKELSDNVQFVTKGYNHKIDEGDILVVVGDVEEIERFKNDLELFQHGGMI; translated from the coding sequence ATGAGAATAGCTATATTCGGATTTGACGATTTTGGGGAAAGAGTAGCGAGATTTTTAAATAAAAAAGATATCGTTATTGTGGTTTTGGATGAAAAAGAAGAAGCAAGAGCCAGGGAAAAGCTTTACGACGTAGTAAAGCTTCACAATATTGACGATGATGAAATTGCTAAAATAGAAGAGTTTGATATAGCTATAGCTGTTCTTCATGATGAAGATAAAAACCTGTTTTTATGTCTTACGTTAAGAGATCTGTTTCCTGATAAAAAGATAATCGCGAAAGTTGCAGACAAAGACAATGAATACAAATACAGACTTGCAGGAGTTAGCAAACTGATAAATCCTTACGAAGTTACGGCAAACAGAATTATGACTATACTGAAAAAGCCTTTAACCCTGAAAGTTATAGAAGAAATAATTTTTCAGGACAACAAGCTTTCTTTTGCTGAAATAGTGATACCTCCTAATTCTTTTTTAGAAGGTAAATATATTAAAGACATATTTAAAGATATTTCTTCGTTATACAATCTGTTAATTATAGGTATTGTTGACAAAGAGCTTTCAGACAACGTACAGTTTGTTACAAAAGGTTATAACCATAAAATAGACGAGGGCGATATTTTGGTTGTAGTCGGAGACGTAGAAGAAATTGAAAGATTTAAAAATGATCTTGAACTATTTCAACACGGAGGTATGATATGA
- a CDS encoding 4-hydroxy-3-methylbut-2-en-1-yl diphosphate synthase has translation MSATTMIYIVGLSIASMAFIFIFMLLRKIEITEERILKILGEHAEEIKKAKNDEELKELIRALPKKKRTKLKTLFESQDLYDAVKHIKKHILKTTDRENGDVNQD, from the coding sequence ATGAGCGCAACTACTATGATATATATCGTGGGGCTAAGTATTGCCTCTATGGCATTTATTTTTATTTTTATGCTGCTTAGAAAAATAGAAATTACGGAAGAGAGAATTCTTAAAATATTAGGCGAACATGCCGAAGAGATTAAAAAAGCGAAAAACGACGAGGAGCTTAAAGAACTGATAAGGGCACTTCCTAAGAAAAAAAGAACAAAACTAAAAACTCTTTTTGAATCTCAGGACCTGTATGATGCCGTTAAGCATATTAAAAAACACATATTAAAAACTACTGACCGGGAAAATGGAGACGTAAATCAGGATTAG
- a CDS encoding histidine phosphatase family protein, which yields MKLLFIRHSLAMEREEFNGHDFERPLVEKGIKRAKKFFKHIEKIYPEIDYIVTSKALRAKQTAEILKSYYPNAFFEETALLYPGAGMIELKQVLQNKDGVVAIVGHEPDLGNFVRELMYAPNLKLKLRKPSLAEIEDGVLKALFQYRHFKDENA from the coding sequence ATGAAGCTTTTATTTATCAGGCATTCTCTGGCAATGGAAAGGGAAGAGTTTAACGGACACGATTTTGAAAGGCCTTTAGTGGAAAAAGGTATAAAAAGAGCTAAAAAATTTTTCAAACATATAGAAAAAATATATCCGGAAATTGACTATATCGTAACTTCTAAAGCCCTGCGAGCAAAACAGACTGCGGAAATTTTAAAATCTTATTACCCTAATGCTTTTTTTGAAGAAACTGCTTTGCTGTATCCGGGTGCGGGTATGATTGAACTTAAACAGGTTTTACAAAATAAAGACGGTGTGGTGGCTATAGTTGGACATGAACCGGATCTTGGTAATTTCGTAAGAGAACTTATGTATGCACCTAATTTAAAACTGAAACTCAGAAAACCTTCTCTTGCCGAAATAGAAGACGGGGTTTTAAAGGCTCTTTTTCAATACAGACACTTTAAGGATGAAAATGCTTGA
- a CDS encoding class I SAM-dependent rRNA methyltransferase translates to MKVEITKEAFNKLKRRVPWIYKNEIVSIPECDKGSIADLVYKGEYAATVFVNPESKITARVLSFEKVNIDREFFKNRIEKAIEKRKNGPVKNGLWKINASTTNALRLIHSEADFLPGLIADKYGNNLVVSFTTAGMDNFKGVILEILIELLNPKGIYEKADKIREKEGLEVISHTVYGNVDNEFIIEENDKKFLTSLKEGQKTGFFLDQRKNRYLVGKFGNKKTLDLFANAGGFGIYANAKYTKFVEISALACSQIEKNCELNGVENYDIIKADVFKFLEKEKETYDLIIIDPPAFAKNKKARNGAIKGWKYLIVNALKLLKDGGCLALFSCSHSITSKDLLDLALSSSIIDNSYLSVLEFLKQDYDHPYVLNIPNSLYLTGVLLRKTK, encoded by the coding sequence ATGAAGGTAGAAATAACAAAAGAGGCTTTTAACAAGCTGAAAAGAAGAGTGCCCTGGATATATAAAAACGAAATAGTTTCAATACCTGAATGCGATAAAGGCAGTATAGCCGATCTTGTTTATAAAGGCGAATATGCGGCAACGGTATTTGTTAATCCGGAAAGTAAAATTACGGCAAGGGTTTTGAGCTTTGAAAAAGTAAACATAGACAGGGAGTTTTTTAAAAACAGAATAGAAAAAGCGATTGAAAAAAGAAAAAACGGACCTGTTAAAAACGGTTTGTGGAAAATAAACGCAAGCACTACTAATGCTTTAAGACTTATTCATTCGGAAGCGGATTTTCTGCCGGGTCTTATAGCAGATAAATACGGTAACAATCTTGTTGTGAGTTTTACCACTGCGGGTATGGATAATTTTAAGGGTGTAATACTTGAAATACTGATTGAACTGTTAAATCCTAAAGGCATATATGAAAAAGCAGATAAAATCAGAGAAAAAGAAGGGCTGGAAGTTATATCCCATACTGTATACGGCAATGTAGATAACGAATTTATAATAGAAGAAAATGATAAAAAATTTTTGACAAGCCTAAAAGAAGGACAAAAAACCGGATTTTTCCTTGATCAAAGAAAGAACAGATATTTAGTAGGGAAATTCGGGAATAAAAAAACACTGGATCTGTTTGCCAATGCGGGAGGATTTGGTATTTATGCAAATGCCAAATATACTAAATTCGTAGAAATTTCGGCACTTGCCTGTTCACAGATAGAAAAAAACTGTGAATTAAACGGAGTTGAGAATTACGATATTATTAAAGCGGACGTTTTTAAGTTTCTTGAAAAAGAAAAAGAAACGTATGATCTGATTATTATAGATCCGCCGGCCTTTGCTAAAAATAAAAAAGCGAGAAACGGGGCTATTAAGGGCTGGAAATATTTAATAGTAAACGCTTTAAAACTGCTTAAAGACGGAGGCTGTCTTGCACTTTTTAGCTGCTCACATTCAATAACTTCAAAAGATCTGCTGGATTTGGCGTTAAGCAGCAGTATTATTGATAATTCTTATTTGTCAGTTTTGGAATTTTTAAAACAGGATTATGACCATCCTTATGTTTTGAATATACCGAATTCGCTTTATTTAACGGGAGTACTTTTAAGGAAAACAAAATGA
- a CDS encoding IGHMBP2 family helicase, which yields MLYKFKTVKEYVEYFEKLIEKERLAEKEFHLNEIKRLSGRERQKRGRAVLGLRMKYVGEFLDFKIYRFNRNNMPEHQIKAGDIVLISKGEPLKFNQEATVSGVGRNFIEVYSKEPIFRSKLYRLDLFVNDITFKRMKKALEKIENGELKIENAKEILLGKKEPKVETVDEKSDILNESQNIALSKSINSDVFLIHGPPGTGKTTTLAEVIKKHIGKKLLVSADSNVAVDNLLEKLKEYNVVRIGHPAKMDSKLMKYSLDVKIRRDKRYKEVEKIIKKIDDLKYLQDKRYKKPTPGRRRGLSDEEILKYAKEGKGARGVLKEWMREMAEWLKIQKNINKLYDQKNEIIEQIMNDVLNNAEIIFATNSACGGEFLENRDFDTVFIDEAAQAMEPSSLIPFIKGKSVIFAGDHKQLPPTILSNDERLKISMFERFSALYPNVLHTLEIQYRMNEKINEFPSCEFYECKVKTYEKIKDITIRDLNIQPSEMYGEYIPAVFIDTCGKFMEKSKKDSPSKYNPKEAEFVVSLVEEFLKNGAKEEHIGIITPYKDHEEYIKSLVKSEKCKVKSDLLEVKSVDGFQGREKEIIILSLVRANEREEIGFLKDIRRLNVAITRAKRKLVIIGDAKTLIVSQTYKNLIEYIKSNGKYITLK from the coding sequence ATGTTGTATAAATTTAAGACAGTAAAAGAATATGTTGAATATTTTGAAAAATTGATAGAAAAAGAACGTCTGGCGGAAAAAGAGTTTCATTTAAATGAAATAAAAAGGTTAAGCGGCAGAGAAAGACAAAAAAGAGGCCGTGCGGTGTTAGGGCTTAGAATGAAATATGTCGGAGAATTTCTGGATTTTAAAATATACAGATTTAACAGAAACAATATGCCTGAACATCAGATTAAAGCCGGAGATATTGTGCTTATAAGCAAAGGAGAACCCCTTAAGTTTAACCAGGAGGCGACTGTAAGCGGTGTTGGGAGAAATTTTATAGAAGTATATTCAAAAGAACCGATATTCCGTTCAAAACTTTACAGACTTGATCTGTTTGTAAACGATATAACTTTTAAAAGAATGAAAAAAGCGCTTGAAAAAATTGAGAATGGAGAATTGAAAATTGAAAATGCTAAGGAAATACTGCTCGGTAAAAAAGAGCCGAAAGTTGAAACGGTTGACGAAAAAAGCGATATTTTAAACGAATCTCAAAACATAGCGCTTAGCAAATCCATTAATTCAGACGTTTTTCTTATACACGGACCTCCGGGAACCGGTAAGACTACAACTCTTGCGGAGGTGATCAAAAAACATATAGGCAAAAAACTGCTTGTTTCCGCCGACAGCAACGTAGCTGTTGACAACCTGCTTGAGAAACTCAAGGAATATAATGTCGTAAGAATTGGACATCCTGCGAAAATGGATTCTAAACTTATGAAATATTCGCTGGATGTAAAAATAAGACGCGATAAAAGATATAAAGAGGTTGAAAAAATAATTAAAAAAATCGATGATTTGAAATATCTGCAGGATAAAAGATATAAAAAACCGACTCCCGGAAGGAGAAGAGGTTTAAGCGATGAGGAAATATTAAAATATGCAAAAGAGGGCAAAGGGGCCAGAGGAGTACTGAAAGAATGGATGAGAGAAATGGCCGAATGGCTTAAAATTCAGAAGAATATAAATAAACTGTACGATCAGAAAAACGAAATAATCGAACAGATTATGAATGATGTTTTAAATAACGCTGAAATAATTTTTGCTACAAATTCGGCATGCGGAGGAGAATTTCTGGAAAACAGGGATTTTGATACGGTATTTATAGACGAAGCGGCTCAGGCGATGGAGCCTAGCAGCCTGATACCTTTTATTAAAGGTAAAAGTGTAATATTTGCCGGAGACCACAAACAGCTTCCTCCTACTATTTTAAGCAATGACGAAAGACTGAAAATAAGTATGTTTGAAAGATTCAGCGCTTTATATCCGAATGTTTTACATACTCTTGAAATACAATACCGTATGAATGAAAAAATAAATGAATTTCCAAGCTGTGAGTTTTATGAGTGCAAAGTAAAAACTTATGAAAAAATTAAGGATATAACGATAAGAGATCTTAATATCCAGCCGAGTGAAATGTACGGGGAGTATATACCGGCTGTATTTATAGACACATGCGGCAAATTTATGGAAAAAAGTAAAAAAGATTCACCTTCAAAATACAATCCGAAAGAAGCTGAATTTGTAGTTTCACTCGTTGAAGAGTTTTTGAAAAACGGTGCTAAGGAAGAGCATATAGGGATAATTACTCCGTATAAAGACCATGAGGAATACATAAAAAGTTTAGTGAAGAGTGAAAAATGTAAAGTAAAAAGTGATTTGCTGGAAGTTAAGAGTGTTGACGGATTTCAGGGAAGGGAAAAGGAAATAATAATATTAAGTTTAGTCAGGGCAAACGAAAGAGAGGAAATAGGCTTTTTAAAAGATATAAGACGCTTGAATGTAGCGATTACCAGAGCAAAAAGAAAACTTGTCATTATCGGAGACGCTAAAACGCTGATTGTCAGCCAAACTTATAAAAATTTGATAGAATACATAAAAAGCAACGGAAAATATATCACTTTAAAATGA
- the ispG gene encoding flavodoxin-dependent (E)-4-hydroxy-3-methylbut-2-enyl-diphosphate synthase: MISRYPTRKIKVGNVEIGGDAPISVQSMTYSKTKDIKATLEQINRLYFAGADIVRVAVLDEEDANALKEIKKNSPLPVVADIHFNYKLGLKAAEAVDALRINPGNIGGKERVKAVVDACRQRNIPIRIGVNAGSLEDHLENKYGQTPKAMVESALWHIKFLEDLDFRDIKVSLKASDVQRTVEAYRMLRPLVEYPFHLGVTEAGTKFHATIKSAAAFGALLLEGIGDTMRVSITGELEEEIKVGKAILKDLGLSKEGVNIISCPTCGRIEVDLPPIVEAVEEATKNIKKPLNLAVMGCVVNAIGEAKEADVAIACGKGYGLIIKKGEIIGKYKESELLERFLEEVKKESE; the protein is encoded by the coding sequence TTGATAAGCAGATATCCAACAAGGAAAATAAAAGTCGGAAACGTCGAAATAGGAGGAGATGCTCCTATTTCGGTGCAGTCTATGACCTATTCAAAAACAAAAGATATAAAAGCTACTCTTGAGCAGATTAACAGGCTTTATTTTGCGGGTGCTGATATCGTCAGGGTGGCAGTTTTGGATGAGGAAGACGCAAACGCTTTAAAAGAAATTAAAAAAAACTCTCCCCTTCCGGTTGTAGCGGATATACATTTTAATTACAAGCTGGGACTTAAAGCCGCTGAAGCGGTAGACGCTCTTCGTATTAATCCGGGAAATATAGGCGGAAAAGAAAGAGTAAAAGCAGTTGTCGACGCATGCAGACAGAGAAATATTCCTATCAGAATAGGTGTTAATGCCGGAAGCCTTGAAGATCATCTTGAAAACAAATACGGCCAGACGCCTAAAGCCATGGTTGAGTCTGCTTTATGGCATATTAAATTTCTTGAAGATCTTGATTTCAGGGATATAAAAGTTTCACTAAAAGCCAGCGACGTTCAAAGAACGGTTGAAGCGTACAGAATGTTAAGACCTCTTGTCGAATATCCTTTTCATTTGGGTGTAACCGAAGCCGGAACCAAATTTCATGCAACTATTAAAAGCGCTGCCGCGTTTGGCGCTTTGCTTCTGGAAGGTATAGGCGATACTATGAGGGTGTCAATAACCGGAGAGCTTGAAGAGGAGATAAAAGTAGGCAAAGCGATATTGAAAGATTTAGGACTTTCAAAAGAAGGGGTCAATATTATTTCATGTCCTACCTGCGGGAGGATAGAAGTAGACCTTCCTCCTATTGTTGAAGCTGTTGAGGAAGCTACCAAAAATATAAAAAAACCTCTTAATCTTGCGGTCATGGGCTGTGTGGTTAACGCCATAGGCGAAGCAAAAGAAGCGGATGTTGCGATTGCCTGCGGCAAAGGGTACGGGCTTATTATTAAAAAAGGCGAAATAATAGGCAAATATAAAGAAAGCGAACTGCTTGAGAGGTTTTTGGAAGAAGTAAAAAAGGAGAGTGAATGA
- a CDS encoding ComEC/Rec2 family competence protein yields the protein MSKSDRLKPPLFAVYFKITRYFSENKFLILAAVILITVRFQISFFNYLDFKYHKVQNINANVVNQYKKQGKRGDYYVLKLRNRTLSFYTTSKEDLKNLLNEKLSLSIITSNIAFSGFMFTFYAPSFNIKLLPVSKADEYIEKQHLRKETADIFKALFLGESISHKTRQELSTLGVSHLVALSGLHLGFLSVFLYVFLTPFYKLFQTRFPYRNRFADLAAAVFVIEFLYLYITGFPPSLIRAYILEIVVFLYAYNLQNPFSLKVLITVFFLSLIIFGSKVFSLGYFLSILGVFYIYLFFRYYKPTFINSLILSFYMFLNMFVVSHVFFGNFNLYQLFSPVINILFTLFYPFEIFLHMIGFGGVFDSVLEKFLHFGDYFVTVKIPLWFGLFFILGSVFSFFSKRLFYGINLVSLLIIFYAIGVYVV from the coding sequence TTGTCAAAATCAGATAGATTAAAACCGCCGCTTTTTGCGGTATATTTTAAAATTACGCGATATTTTTCAGAAAATAAATTTTTAATTTTGGCTGCTGTTATTCTTATAACGGTCAGATTCCAGATCTCTTTTTTCAACTATCTTGATTTTAAATATCATAAGGTTCAAAATATAAACGCAAATGTGGTTAATCAATATAAAAAACAAGGGAAAAGAGGCGATTATTATGTTTTGAAGCTTAGAAACAGGACGCTCAGTTTTTATACAACATCCAAAGAAGATTTAAAAAATCTGTTAAATGAAAAACTCTCTTTAAGTATTATAACGTCTAATATAGCTTTTAGCGGTTTCATGTTTACCTTTTATGCTCCGAGTTTTAATATTAAACTTCTGCCGGTTTCAAAGGCTGACGAATATATAGAAAAACAGCATCTGAGAAAAGAAACGGCAGATATTTTTAAGGCTCTGTTTTTGGGAGAAAGTATCAGTCATAAAACGAGGCAGGAGCTGAGCACTCTGGGTGTTTCGCATTTAGTAGCGTTAAGCGGTCTGCATTTAGGTTTTTTGTCCGTGTTTTTGTATGTTTTTTTGACTCCGTTTTATAAACTGTTTCAAACACGTTTTCCATACCGGAACAGATTTGCGGATTTGGCCGCGGCTGTTTTTGTTATTGAATTTTTATATCTTTATATTACAGGATTTCCGCCTTCTCTTATCAGGGCGTATATACTTGAAATTGTTGTGTTTTTATATGCTTACAATCTTCAAAACCCTTTTTCCCTGAAAGTATTGATTACAGTATTTTTTCTTTCTTTAATAATATTCGGAAGCAAAGTTTTCAGCCTCGGCTATTTTTTGAGTATATTGGGGGTGTTTTATATTTATCTGTTTTTCAGATATTACAAGCCTACGTTTATAAATTCTCTTATTTTGAGTTTTTATATGTTTTTGAATATGTTTGTTGTTTCGCATGTGTTTTTCGGAAACTTCAATTTATACCAGCTTTTTTCTCCCGTTATAAACATACTGTTTACCCTGTTTTATCCTTTTGAAATTTTTCTTCATATGATAGGTTTCGGGGGAGTGTTCGATTCTGTTTTAGAAAAGTTTCTTCATTTTGGAGATTACTTTGTAACGGTGAAAATCCCTTTATGGTTCGGGCTGTTTTTTATATTGGGAAGTGTTTTTTCATTTTTTTCAAAAAGGCTATTTTATGGTATAAATCTGGTATCATTATTAATAATATTTTATGCTATAGGAGTATATGTTGTATAA
- a CDS encoding NAD(P)H-dependent glycerol-3-phosphate dehydrogenase → MISVIGAGAWGSALYYAIKQMVPDAVITSRTKRNIEGFADLDKALENEYILIAIAAQSIKDFLKKVDLSEKKILVASKGIDNEKLKFLNEIFEEYVSPDNLAFISGPSFAKEVRENKPTALVIASKNTDLAEQFKTFFPTFLKIYIDDDVAGVEVAGAYKNVIAIAGGICEGLNLGSNAKAALLARGLVEMDRFGEKFGARKDTFLGVAGSGDLFLTANSTMSRNYRVGLNLAKGKLLNDILDELGEVAEGVYTTKAIYKLAKLNEVYTPIANEVYKIIYENKEPLKSLKDLLG, encoded by the coding sequence ATGATATCCGTTATAGGTGCGGGAGCCTGGGGGAGCGCTTTATATTATGCAATTAAACAGATGGTACCTGATGCAGTAATCACCTCAAGGACGAAAAGAAACATTGAAGGATTCGCTGATTTGGACAAAGCGCTGGAAAATGAATATATTTTAATAGCTATTGCTGCTCAGTCGATTAAAGATTTTTTAAAAAAAGTTGATCTTTCTGAGAAAAAAATACTCGTAGCCAGCAAAGGAATAGATAACGAAAAACTCAAATTTTTAAATGAAATTTTTGAAGAATATGTGTCTCCTGACAATCTCGCTTTTATTTCAGGGCCTTCTTTCGCAAAAGAAGTCAGGGAAAACAAGCCTACGGCTCTTGTAATCGCTTCTAAAAATACGGATTTGGCTGAACAATTTAAAACATTTTTCCCTACATTTTTAAAAATATATATCGATGACGATGTGGCAGGCGTAGAAGTTGCCGGAGCATATAAAAACGTGATAGCCATAGCCGGCGGGATATGCGAAGGGCTGAATCTGGGGTCTAATGCAAAAGCCGCGCTTTTAGCCAGAGGACTTGTGGAAATGGACAGATTCGGAGAAAAGTTCGGAGCAAGAAAAGACACTTTTTTAGGTGTGGCCGGTTCGGGAGATCTGTTTTTGACAGCAAATTCCACTATGAGCCGTAATTACAGGGTAGGACTTAATCTTGCCAAAGGAAAACTTCTTAATGATATATTGGATGAACTTGGAGAAGTGGCTGAAGGGGTGTATACAACAAAAGCGATTTATAAACTGGCAAAACTGAACGAAGTTTATACGCCGATAGCAAACGAAGTATATAAAATTATTTATGAAAATAAAGAACCGTTAAAATCGTTAAAAGATTTACTGGGCTGA
- a CDS encoding replicative DNA helicase — protein MELYNLDIERGILSAILFDGKIYEDVAAILKPSDFYLPFHQNIFAAMEDLSKKDYPIDEIFLRDYLTKQNKFDEELFLEILGTAPIEAVEAYAREIKDLAVKRELIHLSNEIKKTVLEDDKKAIEEVEEIQGKLFSIATSNLAGDFKNSQVIIDETLEYIKAQVSKQNKIVTGLDTGYVELNRMTSGFGEGDLIILAARPSMGKTALALNLALNVLKQNKGVAIFSLEMPADQLMLRMLSSAGKIPLQDLRRGNLDDNEWSKLTAVADELSEKPLFVDDEGNVNIHTIRAKLRKLKIQNPELSLAIVDYLQLINSDLKERHLAIAEISRSLKLLARELQIPIIALSQLNRSLESRPNKRPMLSDLRESGAIEQDADIIMFIYRDDVYKAMEAKQKQKEAMEQGKAVQIEFKEKEVEDAEIIIGKQRNGPTGTVEMLFHKNYVLFTDKVSEVQEIQMSEAQIEIPSI, from the coding sequence GTGGAACTTTACAACCTGGATATAGAAAGAGGGATACTGAGCGCCATATTGTTTGACGGGAAAATATATGAAGACGTGGCGGCTATTCTTAAACCTTCCGACTTTTATCTTCCTTTTCATCAGAATATTTTTGCGGCGATGGAGGATCTTTCTAAAAAAGACTATCCGATTGATGAAATATTTTTAAGAGACTATCTTACTAAACAGAATAAATTTGATGAAGAGCTTTTCTTGGAAATACTCGGAACGGCCCCTATTGAGGCTGTCGAAGCTTATGCGAGGGAAATTAAGGATCTTGCGGTTAAAAGGGAGCTGATACATCTTTCCAATGAAATTAAAAAAACAGTTTTGGAAGACGATAAAAAAGCTATTGAAGAAGTAGAAGAAATACAGGGCAAACTCTTTAGCATCGCAACTTCCAATCTTGCCGGAGACTTTAAAAATTCACAGGTTATTATAGATGAAACGCTTGAATATATCAAAGCCCAGGTAAGCAAACAGAATAAAATCGTAACGGGACTTGATACGGGTTACGTTGAACTTAACAGAATGACAAGCGGTTTTGGAGAAGGTGATCTGATTATTTTAGCCGCAAGACCTTCTATGGGTAAAACGGCTTTAGCTTTAAATCTTGCTTTAAATGTATTAAAACAGAATAAGGGCGTGGCAATATTTTCACTTGAAATGCCGGCTGATCAGCTGATGCTTAGAATGCTGAGCTCAGCCGGGAAAATACCGCTTCAGGATTTAAGAAGGGGGAATCTCGATGACAATGAATGGAGCAAGCTTACGGCTGTTGCAGACGAATTAAGCGAAAAACCGCTGTTTGTAGATGACGAAGGTAATGTAAATATTCATACCATCAGAGCAAAACTCAGAAAGCTTAAAATTCAAAATCCGGAACTCTCTTTGGCAATAGTGGATTATCTTCAGCTTATCAATTCGGATTTAAAAGAAAGGCATCTGGCAATTGCTGAAATTTCAAGAAGCCTGAAACTTTTGGCAAGGGAGCTTCAGATACCTATTATTGCGCTCTCACAGCTTAACCGTTCACTTGAAAGCAGACCTAACAAAAGGCCGATGCTGAGCGACCTTAGAGAATCAGGCGCAATTGAACAGGATGCCGATATAATCATGTTTATATACAGAGACGACGTTTATAAAGCGATGGAGGCGAAGCAGAAACAAAAAGAAGCAATGGAGCAGGGAAAAGCCGTTCAGATAGAGTTTAAAGAAAAAGAAGTTGAAGACGCCGAAATAATCATCGGTAAACAGAGAAACGGGCCGACGGGCACAGTCGAAATGCTGTTTCATAAGAATTATGTACTGTTTACAGATAAAGTCAGTGAAGTACAGGAAATTCAAATGAGCGAGGCTCAGATAGAAATACCTTCCATTTAG
- a CDS encoding TlyA family RNA methyltransferase, which yields MRLDQYLVTNEYTFSRNKAQEIIKSGYVKVNDKIIKKPSFKIDENDKIEVVQNDGYVSRAAYKLKNYLEKYNITFENKYVLDIGSSTGGFTQVALEAGAKKVVSVDVGSGQLHKTLRDNHKIELYENTDIREFVYNEKFDVIVSDVSFISLLKITDKIDTLAKKDIILLFKPQFEVGREAKRDKKGVVTDMKAVESAMINFENECKKLGWELIRKEESSIKGKEGNTEFIYHFKKV from the coding sequence ATGAGGCTTGATCAGTATTTGGTAACAAATGAATATACATTTAGCAGAAACAAGGCGCAGGAAATTATAAAGAGCGGATATGTAAAAGTTAATGATAAAATCATTAAAAAACCGTCATTTAAAATTGACGAAAACGATAAAATTGAAGTTGTGCAAAATGACGGATACGTTTCAAGAGCCGCATATAAACTGAAAAACTATCTTGAAAAATACAATATTACTTTTGAAAACAAGTATGTGTTGGATATAGGTTCAAGTACCGGAGGATTTACGCAGGTTGCTTTGGAAGCGGGTGCTAAAAAGGTAGTAAGTGTGGATGTAGGAAGCGGTCAGCTTCATAAAACGCTTAGAGACAACCATAAAATAGAACTTTATGAAAATACCGATATAAGAGAGTTTGTATATAATGAAAAATTTGACGTTATTGTGAGTGACGTCAGTTTTATTTCACTGCTTAAAATTACTGATAAAATAGATACACTGGCAAAAAAAGACATTATACTTCTTTTTAAACCGCAGTTTGAAGTCGGAAGAGAGGCCAAAAGAGATAAAAAAGGCGTTGTAACCGATATGAAGGCTGTAGAATCTGCTATGATTAATTTTGAAAATGAATGTAAAAAGCTGGGCTGGGAGCTGATAAGAAAAGAAGAGTCTAGTATTAAAGGAAAAGAAGGAAACACTGAATTTATATATCATTTCAAAAAAGTTTGA